A genomic region of bacterium contains the following coding sequences:
- a CDS encoding RnfABCDGE type electron transport complex subunit G, whose protein sequence is MKNKSLQIFVALGAVCLFSGGALAIMYNFTKIPIAENQQSELKNAILKVLPSVENYKEIKKTETITIYKGENEKGEMLGYAVVGEGNGFQGKIKLIVGFDKDLKSFLGMEILESLETPGLGTRVGEEPFKTQVKSLKLEPDVSIGIVKNEKNKKETDVQAITGATISSTAVVKILNEIVKETTKTIQSSKIKM, encoded by the coding sequence ATGAAAAATAAATCTTTGCAAATTTTTGTCGCACTTGGAGCTGTTTGTTTATTTTCAGGTGGAGCGTTAGCGATAATGTATAATTTTACGAAAATTCCTATTGCCGAAAACCAGCAGTCTGAATTAAAAAATGCTATTTTAAAAGTTCTTCCTTCGGTTGAAAATTATAAAGAAATAAAAAAGACGGAAACCATAACTATATATAAAGGTGAAAACGAAAAGGGGGAGATGTTAGGCTATGCTGTAGTGGGAGAGGGTAATGGTTTTCAAGGCAAAATCAAATTAATTGTTGGTTTTGATAAGGATTTAAAATCTTTTTTAGGTATGGAAATTCTTGAGTCTTTGGAAACGCCCGGACTTGGGACAAGAGTCGGCGAAGAACCTTTTAAAACACAAGTGAAATCTTTGAAATTAGAACCTGATGTTTCTATCGGTATTGTAAAAAACGAAAAAAATAAAAAAGAAACTGATGTTCAGGCTATCACAGGAGCCACTATTTCGTCTACCGCTGTTGTCAAAATTTTAAATGAGATTGTTAAGGAAACAACTAAAACAATTCAAAGTTCAAAAATCAAAATGTAA
- a CDS encoding RnfABCDGE type electron transport complex subunit D, with protein sequence MNKLTISPSPHIRDNITVKSMMWGVIVALLPTVVWGVFFFQAHALYLILTCIITAVLSEAICQKILNRPLTITDGSAFLTGLLLALVLPPTFPLWAGSLGAVVSIVIGKHVFGGLGYNIFNPALLGRAFLSVSFPVLTTAWQVPVLNTAKLFSEGKFNAFFSGDTITMATPLALALPKFAVANPDMPSYMELFIGAKGGCIGEVSALALLIGAVYLIIKKYIDWRIPFGYIGVVFIVSSLLWFSNNANPTPLFHVLSGGLLIGAFFMASDPVTSPITKKGRWIFGIGAGILTISIRTWGGYPEGVMYSILMMNAFTPLIERFTAPLQFGSPR encoded by the coding sequence ATGAATAAATTAACTATATCCCCATCTCCTCATATAAGAGATAACATTACTGTAAAATCAATGATGTGGGGTGTTATAGTTGCTCTTTTGCCAACTGTTGTTTGGGGTGTTTTCTTTTTTCAGGCTCATGCGTTATATTTAATTTTGACTTGTATTATTACTGCGGTTTTATCGGAAGCCATTTGTCAGAAAATTTTAAACAGGCCATTAACAATAACCGACGGCAGCGCTTTTTTAACGGGGCTACTTTTGGCTTTGGTCTTGCCTCCTACTTTTCCGTTATGGGCAGGTTCGTTAGGTGCTGTGGTTTCAATTGTAATTGGTAAACATGTTTTCGGAGGGCTTGGGTATAATATTTTTAACCCTGCGCTTTTGGGAAGGGCGTTCCTTTCTGTTTCTTTCCCTGTTTTAACAACTGCTTGGCAAGTCCCTGTTTTAAATACCGCAAAACTTTTTTCCGAAGGCAAATTCAATGCTTTTTTCTCGGGCGATACAATTACAATGGCTACTCCGCTTGCTTTAGCGCTTCCAAAATTTGCAGTTGCCAATCCCGATATGCCCTCTTATATGGAACTTTTTATCGGGGCAAAGGGCGGATGTATCGGCGAGGTTTCTGCTTTGGCTTTGCTTATCGGCGCAGTATATTTAATTATTAAAAAATATATTGATTGGCGTATTCCTTTTGGTTATATAGGAGTGGTTTTTATAGTAAGTTCTTTATTATGGTTTTCAAACAATGCTAATCCTACACCTTTGTTTCACGTTTTAAGCGGGGGACTTTTAATAGGCGCTTTTTTTATGGCTTCCGATCCTGTAACTTCACCTATTACAAAAAAGGGCAGATGGATTTTTGGAATAGGAGCGGGGATTTTAACGATAAGCATAAGAACATGGGGAGGATATCCCGAAGGAGTTATGTATTCTATTTTGATGATGAATGCCTTTACTCCTTTGATAGAAAGATTTACCGCTCCTTTACAATTTGGTTCACCCCGTTAG